Genomic DNA from Bacillus sp. SM2101:
ATCACTCATCCCTTCCAGTTTAATTAATAGAATAAAGGATTTATATCCAGAGTTAGAAGAAGAAGTGCTTGTGGGTGATACGAGTGAGCTAACAACTGCTGAAGAGCAGCTAGCTTTTGTAACTAGTCCAACAGTCACGCTATCTCATGTTGCTACTCAATTACAAGCATGGAAGAAAGGATATCCTGTAGAACCACTTTGGTGGGATGTATACAACTTTATTGTTAGTGATGCTTACTGGAAAACAAGAGGAAATAGAGTATTTCAAAGTCTTTTTTATGAGAACAAAGAACAGCCATTAAAGATTGAAACTACGAAAAAGCTCTATGGTGACACGATTAAAGCAAGCGTATCTCGAATGGAACGTTTCAAAGGTTGCCCGTTTTCGCACTTTGCCTCACACGGTTTAAAATTGAAGGAGAGGCAGTTATTTCGTTTAGAGGCACCTGATATAGGTCAATTATTTCATTCAGCGTTAAAAATGATTTCTGATAAGCTTCGAAATCAACACGTAGATTGGTCAGAGTTGTCACAAGAGCAATGTCAGCTGTTAGCTATTGAAGCTGTCGAAAAACTAGCTCCTCGATTACAAAATGAAATTTTATTGAGTTCGAATCGACATCATTATGTGAAGCGTAAATTGCAGCATGTACTCATTCGTGCTTCGGTCGTTTTAAGTGAGCACGCAAGAGCAAGTGGATTTACACCAGTTGGCTTAGAACTACCATTTGGAGCAGGTGAAGAATTGCCTGCTATTACGTTTCAGTTACCGAATGAAACAAAAATGGAATTAGTCGGAAGGATTGACCGTGTTGATAAAGCGGTTGGTTCACAAGGAGTATTACTCCGAATAGTCGATTATAAATCCAGTGCAAAGGAGTTAAATTTAGCTGAAGTTTATTATGGTTTAGCTCTACAAATGCTCACATATTTAGATATAGTTATTACCCATTCAACAAAGTGGATAGGACAGCAAGCGAACCCGGCTGGGGTTCTTTACTTTCATGTTCATAATCCAATGCTTCAAACAAAAGGTAAGCTAGCTGCAAATGATATTGAGAAAGAGTTATTGAAACAATTTAAAATGAAGGGCTTGCTTCTTGGGGATGAAGAGTCCATACGTTTAATGGATCAATCGTTAGAAGTTGGTCGTTCCGATATTGTAAGTGCTGGTATTAAAAAGGGTGGTGGCTTCTATGCTGGTTCATCAATAGCTTCAGCAGAGGAGTTCTCAAACTTACGTAAACATGTGAAAAACATATTTACTGATATAGGAACACATATTATGGACGGAGATGTATCAATTTCGCCTTATAAGTTAAAGGAGAAAACCCCTTGTACATTTTGTTCTTATAAACCGTTCTGCCAATTTGATGAGTCATTTAAAGAAAATAAATATCGAATATTATCAGATGAAAAAGATCATCGGATTTTAGAAAAAATTAGTAAGGAGGTTGAAGAGAATGACTAATAATCTCCCTCCAAAACCAACTGAAAGTCAATGGACAGATGAGCAGTGGCAAGCAATTGTTGCGAAAGGACAAAGTACATTGGTTGCTGCTGCGGCGGGATCTGGTAAAACAGCAGTATTAGTTGAAAGGATCATAAAAAAAATCACTGCTATTGAAGACCCGATTGATGTTGATCGATTACTCGTTGTGACATTTACAAATGCATCAGCCGCTGAGATGCGTAGTAGGATCGGTGAAGCTATTGAGCAGGCGATTAAGGAAGATCCTAGTTCACTTCACTTACGAAAACAACTAAGCTTGTTAAATCGTGCATCTATATCAACATTACACTCATTTTGTTTAGAAGTGATTCGTAAATACTATTACTTAATTGATATTGATCCAAGCTTTCGCATTGCTGATGAAGTGGAAGGCGAGCTCATAAGAGAAGAAGTTATTGAGGATATGTTTGAAGAGTATTACGGGATGGAAAACAATGACCAATTTTTTCAATTAGTCGATTGTTATTCAAATGATCGAAATGATGCTGATGTGCAAGTATTAATAAAAAAAATGTATGATTTTTCTCGGTCACACCCATCACCTAATGATTGGCTAAACTCAGTCATTAAAATGTACGAGATTACAGAAAATACCTCTATCGAAGACTTGCCATATTATAACTATTTATTAGCAGATATTAATATACAGCTTGAAGGTGCAAGAGGTTTACTAGAACAAGCGTTAACAATTACAAAACAACCGTCAGGGCCTGCACCTAGAGCAACAAATATTGAAGATGACTTAGAGCAGCTTAATCGCATTGATCGTGCTAAGAATCGTTCGTGGAATGAACTATATGAAGAAATGCAAGGTTTATCGTTTTCTCGAGCAAAAGTTTGTCGTGGTGATCAGTTTGATGAGATACTCATAGAAAAAGTGACAAAGCTTCGAAAGAAAGCTAGAGATATCATTGAAAAACTTCATGATGAATTGTTTAGACGTAAGCAAGAATTGTTATTAAATGATATACGAGAAATGGAGCCTACGGTAAAAACGCTCGTTACTTTAGTTAAAGAATTTGCAATAAGATTTGAGAGTGTCAAACAAGGAAAAGGCCTTGTAGATTTTGCAGATTTAGAACATTATTGTTTGCAAATTTTACGGAAAACAAACAGTGCTGTCGAAGAATTCATACCATCTGAAGCTGCTCTCGACTATCGTGAGCAATTTCAAGAGGTTTTAGTGGATGAATACCAAGATACTAACATGGTCCAAGAATCAATTATTCAATTTGTTACAACGAATCAAGAACATGTCGGTAACTTGTTTATGGTAGGTGATGTGAAGCAATCCATTTATCGCTTCCGCCTTGCGGAACCGTTACTATTTTTAAGTAAATACAAACGGTTCAGTACGGTAGGGAAAGAAAGTGGTCTACGAATCGATTTAGCAAAAAATTTCCGAAGTCGTTCAGAAGTATTAAATGCAACAAATTATATATTTAAGCAATTGATGAATGAATCTGTAGGTGAAATTGATTATAACAGTGATGCAGAATTAAAGCTAGGTGCACTTGACTATCCATCAAATGATAAAATGGATACAGAATTTACGTTAATTGAGAAAGATCAAGACGATGGGGAAGGACCAACACATCTTAGCACCAAAGAAGAAGGTGTTCATTCTTTTGATCCGGTTGAATTAGAGACAGCCCAGTTAGAAGCACGTTTTATGGCTAGTAAAATTAAGGAACTTATTAATGAGCCATTTGAAGTGTTTGATCGCAAGAAAAAAATGAACCGTCGTGTTGCATACAGAGATATCGTTATTTTACTTCGTTCAATGACATGGGCGCCTCAAATTATGGAAGAGTTTAAGCAACAAGGCATTCCAATATACGCGAATTTATCAACAGGTTATTTTGAAGCGACAGAAGTTGCAATTATGCTATCCTTGCTTAAAGTGATCGATAATCCTTTGCAAGATATTCCACTCGCGTCTGTGCTTCGTTCACCAATCGTTCAACTGAATGGGGAGGAACTAGCAAATATTCGCTTGAAAAAGAAAAAAGGTACTTATTATGAAGCATTAACAAGCTTTTTGAAGGGTGCACCTGAAGAATATGAAAAAGAGTTACATGAGAAGATAAGTAATTTTTATGAAAGTCTTCAAACATGGCGCATGAAAGCGAGAAATGGGTCACTCTCTGATCTTATATGGAAAATATACAGAGAAACACAGTATTATGATTATGTAGGTGGTTTACCTGGTGGAAAACAACGTCAAGCAAATTTACGGGCATTGTACGATAGGGCAAGGCAATATGAAGCAACCTCTTTTCGAGGATTGTTCCGATTTTTACGATTTATTGATCGTATGCAAGACCGTGGAGACGATCTCGGTACGGCAAGAGCTATTGGGGAACAAGAGGATGTTGTTCGTTTAATGACCGTTCACAGTAGTAAAGGTTTGGAGTTTCCAATTGTTTTTGTAAGTGGCTTGTCAAGACAATTTAATAGACAAGATTTAAACAAATCGTATTTGTTAGATAAAAATTTGGGGTTTGCTTCAAAATATATTAACCCTTCGCTTAGGATTAGCTATCCGACTCTTCCGCAATTAACATTAAAAATGAAAATGAAAATGGAACTAATTGCTGAAGAAATGAGAGTTTTATATGTCGCGTTAACACGAGCCAAGGAAAAGTTATTCTTGGTCGGCACTGTGAAACAAGCATCAAAGGTGATTAATGAATGGCAAGGTCAACTTTTAAATCACCAATGGTTACTTTCAGATTATGATAGGGTATATGCAAAATCATATTTAGATTGGCTTGGACCTACACTGGTACGTCACCGACATAATGAAGCTTTACGAAATGACGAAAACATTGATAAAGTGCCCGAAGAATTAACTGACTATCCTGCAAAGTTTCGGATAGAGATTAAACAATCAACTGATTTTTTAGAACAAGATTTGAACAATCCTATAGAAGATGAACAAATCTTATCAGCAATTCGCAGCGGCCAATCAATAGATTTAGGAAGTTCATATCAGGACCAAATGGTTAACCGTTTAACATGGGAGTATCCAAACGTAGATGCTACAAAGTATCGATCTAAGCAGGCAGTATCAGAAATAAAGCGTATGCGTGAATCATTAGATGATTTTAGTCATACATCTTTGTTGGCACAAAAACAGCTACCTATTGCTGAACGTCCATTATTTTTACAAGAAAAATCAATTTCTCCTGCTGAGAGAGGAACAGCGATGCATCTGTTCATGCAGCAAATCAAACTACATGAGCCTATAACGATTGAAGGATTGTCAGACCAGCTTGCTAAAATGGTTGTTCATGAGATCATTACAGAAGAGCAATCAACAGCCATTTCTATAGAACATATCCATGACTTTTTTCAAACTGAGTTGGGAGAACGTCTAGTTCATGCTACGATGGTGAAGAGAGAGTTACCATTTAGCCTTGCGTTACCAGCGAAGGAAGCTTATCCAAAATGGCAAATACAAGACGAAGAGACTGTTCTTGTTCAAGGAATGATTGATTGTATATTTGAAGATGATCAAGGAATTGTATTACTAGATTATAAAACTGATACAATTACCGGTCGTTTTACAAATGGGTTTGAAGAAGCTGAACCAATATTAACGAAGCGTTATCGCACTCAAATAGATTTATACCGACATGCGCTTGAACAGATATGGCAACGAAAAATAGATGAATGCTACTTATTTTTCTTTGATGGGTCACATCTATTACGCATGTAAAATACATAGCAACTCTTCGTAGAAATTCCGTAAGAGTTGCTATGCATTTGCTGTTTGCGGCTGATCTACTAAATCTGGATCACCAGTGTTTGTAAAGCTAATTCCATTTGTTACAATGAAGAAGTTACCTGAAACTGAAGAACCTGAACCAGTATAAGATTTTTCCTGTGTTTTCGGCGATATATAAAAGGAATCTCCAAAGTTTATCACTCCGCCAGATACAGTGTTAATATTAACGGGTCCAACGATTGAAGGCATAGACTACACCCTTTATTAGAGTATCCAAATTAGTTCAACATGTTGAATGAGTAGTATATCTTCCTTATTTTATTTATGTGTGAATGTATAACTTGTCATTTCAATATTTATGTTATGCATTTCGCTTATAAATGTTCATTGATTCTCCTCATTACTTTCCAATTGTCGAATGTTCTTCACACGATCAACGGCATCAATTTCATCAATCGAACCTATTTGAGCTAAAGATGAAGCGGCTATCCCGATGATTCTAATGTTACGTACGTGTATCGTTGGATTTTCGTTGTGAAAAGCAACAGAAACAGGCTCTCGGTCTGGCGGTTTAGGGATAACTTGTGAGTAAATTTCGTCTTCGAAATTACCTTCATTTGAAAAAAATAGCGGATATTCTCGTCTAACTGCAAAAACTCTAGCAAGCGGCGTGAAGGACACAGAATCACCAATATGAAACACCGAGCTTAATGATACATCAACAATTCTTATTTTGTTAACAACAGATACTCTACGTAGCATCTTGTTATCCTCAAAGTGCAGTTGAAGGTGGCGCGGTAGGAACAAATGGAACGAATGGTGCAACTGCGCCCACTATTAAAGATTCTGGTGGGGTATCAAATATGGATGATAAAGTTATTGAATGTGTGTCGCCGACTAAAAAAACTGAAGAACTAGATACACCAATCATTCTAATGTCTCCTACACATAAATTCCGGTTTGTTACAGTAAAATTCATTTATCTTCTCCTCCTATGTTTCTTGGGAAATGTTGAATGAAAGCGAGAAATGAGTTTTCAATATCTTTTTTAACATATGAAACGATCCTTTCCATACTTCTTTTTGCTTGGGCTGGATTTTGTATATCAGCAGGTGTAAGTTTATTGATGTAATAATTTATCCGGGGGTTAATTTGTTTCTTTACATCTTCAATCATGAATTGTCGATAGGAGTCGTCAAGAGCAAAATCTTGTTGTTTTTCAATCCTTTTAATTAGGTCAACGCTATTCCGGTCTAAAAATGAATGTACATCGTTAAATACTTGTTGTGAAAAACCTTCAGGAAGTTGTTCGATTGGTGGGACTTGGAATTGATCTTGAGTTACTGCAAAATCTTCAATTGCATTAGAATCTTGTGGGTTTAAGCCAATATTTAATGTTCCTGAAAGAGTTTCAACCTTTAATTGATCAAATTTGTATTCAATCTTATCAATCGTCGTGTGTTTTTCGTTTTTTAGCTCTTCCACTTCATTTTGCAATTGATCTATGGTTGATTCCATTTGTTTAATCTTTTCATTTTGAGATTCCACAAATGAATGAAGTTGGCGCATATACTGGTAGAATTCATCTTGAAAATACATTCAAACCTTCCTTTCTTTAGGGTATTCACATGATTGTGTTAAACTCTGTTGCTATTTTTTTTGTTTTTTCTACTAAGTTTATATGTGTATATTCTTAGTTTGAATAACAACTATCAATGCGTAAATAGCCTATTGTTAAGTACCTTTCAAATATTCGGAACGCACTAAAAATAAGGTGCATGCGCTTTGTTATTTATCATATGTGAAAAAAAAAAATAGGTGATTAGCCCATTTTGAATTAAAGAATTTTTTATGGTCCCTGTAATGGTACAAGTTGTCCCGTGCCTGGAAAACCTGTAGGTTGTTGAGCTTCGGGAGCGGGCTCTGTATATGCTCCTGTATTATACAAATTTGATAATGCATTAATACTACCAGCACTTCCTATTTGTAACACAGAAGAGTTCGAAACACCATCAACTCTTAGTTGGTGAATAATAATACTTTGGTTAATATAAAAGTTCAAAATTCCCACACCTCCTCTCTTTCATAGAACAAATTTAGTAAATGTACTTTTAAAGCTTTACAACAAGCAATCAGGTGAAGACTCAACCCCACCTGATTTGTAAATCCTTCAGATCTAAGCGTCATTTAAAAAACTCGACCTTTTTGAGAATTCATTCAGATTCAATTTCTACAGATTTGCAGCTAGTGGTTGATCAATTACATCAGCATCATACGTATTAGTTACACTTTGAGTGTTGTTAATATATAAATAATCACCTGTATTAAATGAACCTGCTCCAGCAAAGGTTTTAGCTGTGCTTATAGGTGAAATTGAATAAACGTCACCTATATGAAAAACTGCACTTGACCCAATGTCAGTTACATTTACGACACCAACTATAGCAGGCATAACAAACACCCTTTTACAATCTGTTATAGGCATAGTATGAGTGACCCTAATTTATTGTGAGGAAGAATTATAATCTTGTTTATTAAATAAAAAAACTTGGCATATGCCAAGTTAAAAGTCAGCTGAATCTAGTATTTCTTGTTCCACGTTCAATAAATCATCTAATTCCTGACTGCATTTTACTGTTTCATCTGCTGTATAACCGAATGTTGCTGCAAGGTCAATCATTTGTTGTCTTTTTTCTTCAATTATGTGTTGAATCATTTATCCCACACCATCTTATTTTATTGATAGGACTTAAGTATGTGTATATTATACATGATTATACATGAAATGGAATGCGTTCGCTAAAAGAAGATTTGTTTTTACAAAATAATGCAATATTCTACATATGATGAATGAGGAAATGATGTAAAATATTTCTTTTCATAACACTTCATGTAATTTTCTTTATTCATTATTTTAGAATTTTGGTCGAAAATATGCTATGATGTTGAAGGAGTAAGCTTGTTCTAGTATACTTGAACATCGCCGTGTCAGGTAAGAGACTATACGCTACCTGATAGAAAGATTCCATCAATAGCGATGGAGGTCTAAAAACTTTTACAAACTAAGATAAAAAAAGAAAGGAAGGAATTAAAATGATAATACATGCACATCTTACCTCTTGGGTTGTAGCTCTTATTCTATTCTTCATTGCATTTTCTATGTACAAAAAGGGAAGTAATAAAGGGGCAAAAATTTCTCACATGAGTTTGCGCCTATTCTATTTACTTATCATCGCAACTGGAGGTATGCTGTATTCAAGTGGGGCAGAAATTCCAGGACTTTACCACGTGAAGGCTACGTTAGGAATTATTGTTATAGCTGCAATGGAAATGGTGTTAGTCCGTTCTTCAAAAGAAAAATCAACAAACATTGCTTGGGTATTATTTATTATCAGTTTTATAGTTGTATTATATTTAGGGTTTACATTACCACAAGGTACTCAGTTTTAAATTTTTTCTATGAACAGAACAGCAAAAGGAGATTTTACTCGGCTGTCATCATACTAAAAAAGTAAGACTACGATTATATTTTAAGTACAATCAATTACATAATATGTAAGGCATATAATTAACAAAAAGCATCTTTATTTATAATAGATGCTTTTTTCATTTTTTAAATATGCTGTGAAAGTAAACGTTTCCCACTACTAGTTGTATATTCAAAACGATCAGTTGAATGAGACCCTCTAAAGAAATGATGCTGCACGTTACATATTGTCTCTAAATTATCGAAGATGAGGAAGTTTACACCCTCAGCATTTGTATTATTCATCTCAAAAAAACTTAATACATTATGAGAATAAATACAATCATACATAGAAAAAGACAATTGGTTTAAGCAATGGATAAATCTAATAAAGCTTTCTTCATTGAGCGATTGCAATAGTTCTGAGTAGTTAAGCAGCAGCTTCTTGTTTATCCTTACTTTATCTCCATGTTGTAAGAAATATGTGAATTTGGAGAGTTCAACAACTCCAGACTCAATGATGCTTCCTTTGAGCCAACGGTCCATCAACCAAATTTCGAACTCGTCTTGAACAATATCTTCAAAATTTGAAGCAACATCATCTTCATCATCAAAAAAAATCCATTCATCACCAATATATTCAATTGATCCATTTATAAATGCTCTTTGTTGTTCTTTTATTAATTGCAGTCTATGCTGTATATTCATGCGGAAAATCCTCCAACTATGTGTTAACCATACTTTTTATTCAATTTGACTCCACGATTACAGGTGGAGTTGTATTTTTTGATGAGCGACTATACAACAAGCGGTTGTGCATTGAGAATAAATACGTATACAACTATGCTATCGTGGTATCTTAGTTTCTATAAAACGATGAAGATCATAGAAAGTCTATTTGTGAAAATGTCATTTTTAAAAATAAACAAGGTTTATAAACACGCCTTTGAAAAAATTGAGTCATGTATTTCTTTATCTTGTTTAGACAACTTTCGTTCTCTTTAAACTATGAATCATTGGGTTGAATAAAAATATGTATAATGTTGTTATTTATGTAGGACGATTCATCCAATTCACGATAATTGCATACAATGATAGCATGCTTATACGAAGAATGGTTCATGTTAGTAATGAAGAGGAGCTGGTAAGAAATGTGTGGAATTACAGGTTGGATTGACTATAACAGAGACTTAAGAAACGAACATACCACCCTATCAAAAATGACAGAAACACTAAGAAAAAGAGGTCCGGATGATACGAATATTTGGACATCACTTCATGCGGGGTTTGGTCATAAAAGATTGGTTGTTGTTGATCCTGAAGGTGGTATTCAACCAATGTCTCGTTCCAATCATTCAAACACATATACTATTTGTTATAATGGAGAGCTATATAATACTGAGGATATTAGAAAACAGTTAGCTTCTTGTGGCTATACATTTAAAGGGCACTCTGACACTGAGGTGTTGCTAACTGCTTATATTGAATGGGAGGAGCGATGTGTTGATTATTTAAATGGTATCTATGCGTTTGCTGTATGGGATGCAAAGAAAGAACAAGTATTTCTTGCTCGTGATCGTTTAGGAGTAAAGCCCTTATTTTATAGGATGGATGAGTTTAGTATATTATTTGGGTCTGAATTAAAAGCCATTTTAGCACATCCATCTGTAAAAGCAGAGCTAGGAGTCGAAGGGCTAGCAGAGATTTTTGGTCTCGGTCCGTCGCGTTCTCCCGGTCATGGTGTATTTAATAAAATTAATGAGCTACGACCTGGTCATGCGCTTGTATTTTCGAAGCAAGGCATTAAAATGTGGCGTTATTGGAATGTAAAAAGTAAACCACATACCGATTCATTAGATGAAACGACTGAAAAAGTACACTTTCTCCTCAAAGATGCTGTGACAAGGCAGCTTGTGTCAGATGTACCATTATGCACATTTTTATCTGGAGGGGTAGATTCTAGTGCAATCACTGCTTTTGCTTCATTAGCGTATGCAAAAGAGGGAAAAGGAAGCTTGCATACGTATTCAATAGACTATGAAGAGAATGATAAATACTTTCAAGCAAATGATTTCCAACCGAATTCAGATGTGCCTTGGATTGAGAAAATGTCGACT
This window encodes:
- a CDS encoding spore germination protein GerPE, whose product is MLRRVSVVNKIRIVDVSLSSVFHIGDSVSFTPLARVFAVRREYPLFFSNEGNFEDEIYSQVIPKPPDREPVSVAFHNENPTIHVRNIRIIGIAASSLAQIGSIDEIDAVDRVKNIRQLESNEENQ
- a CDS encoding spore germination protein, with the protein product MPAIVGVVNVTDIGSSAVFHIGDVYSISPISTAKTFAGAGSFNTGDYLYINNTQSVTNTYDADVIDQPLAANL
- a CDS encoding spore gernimation protein GerPD; the protein is MNFTVTNRNLCVGDIRMIGVSSSSVFLVGDTHSITLSSIFDTPPESLIVGAVAPFVPFVPTAPPSTAL
- the addA gene encoding helicase-exonuclease AddAB subunit AddA; amino-acid sequence: MTNNLPPKPTESQWTDEQWQAIVAKGQSTLVAAAAGSGKTAVLVERIIKKITAIEDPIDVDRLLVVTFTNASAAEMRSRIGEAIEQAIKEDPSSLHLRKQLSLLNRASISTLHSFCLEVIRKYYYLIDIDPSFRIADEVEGELIREEVIEDMFEEYYGMENNDQFFQLVDCYSNDRNDADVQVLIKKMYDFSRSHPSPNDWLNSVIKMYEITENTSIEDLPYYNYLLADINIQLEGARGLLEQALTITKQPSGPAPRATNIEDDLEQLNRIDRAKNRSWNELYEEMQGLSFSRAKVCRGDQFDEILIEKVTKLRKKARDIIEKLHDELFRRKQELLLNDIREMEPTVKTLVTLVKEFAIRFESVKQGKGLVDFADLEHYCLQILRKTNSAVEEFIPSEAALDYREQFQEVLVDEYQDTNMVQESIIQFVTTNQEHVGNLFMVGDVKQSIYRFRLAEPLLFLSKYKRFSTVGKESGLRIDLAKNFRSRSEVLNATNYIFKQLMNESVGEIDYNSDAELKLGALDYPSNDKMDTEFTLIEKDQDDGEGPTHLSTKEEGVHSFDPVELETAQLEARFMASKIKELINEPFEVFDRKKKMNRRVAYRDIVILLRSMTWAPQIMEEFKQQGIPIYANLSTGYFEATEVAIMLSLLKVIDNPLQDIPLASVLRSPIVQLNGEELANIRLKKKKGTYYEALTSFLKGAPEEYEKELHEKISNFYESLQTWRMKARNGSLSDLIWKIYRETQYYDYVGGLPGGKQRQANLRALYDRARQYEATSFRGLFRFLRFIDRMQDRGDDLGTARAIGEQEDVVRLMTVHSSKGLEFPIVFVSGLSRQFNRQDLNKSYLLDKNLGFASKYINPSLRISYPTLPQLTLKMKMKMELIAEEMRVLYVALTRAKEKLFLVGTVKQASKVINEWQGQLLNHQWLLSDYDRVYAKSYLDWLGPTLVRHRHNEALRNDENIDKVPEELTDYPAKFRIEIKQSTDFLEQDLNNPIEDEQILSAIRSGQSIDLGSSYQDQMVNRLTWEYPNVDATKYRSKQAVSEIKRMRESLDDFSHTSLLAQKQLPIAERPLFLQEKSISPAERGTAMHLFMQQIKLHEPITIEGLSDQLAKMVVHEIITEEQSTAISIEHIHDFFQTELGERLVHATMVKRELPFSLALPAKEAYPKWQIQDEETVLVQGMIDCIFEDDQGIVLLDYKTDTITGRFTNGFEEAEPILTKRYRTQIDLYRHALEQIWQRKIDECYLFFFDGSHLLRM
- a CDS encoding spore germination protein GerPB, which translates into the protein MNFYINQSIIIHQLRVDGVSNSSVLQIGSAGSINALSNLYNTGAYTEPAPEAQQPTGFPGTGQLVPLQGP
- a CDS encoding DUF2777 family protein, with product MNIQHRLQLIKEQQRAFINGSIEYIGDEWIFFDDEDDVASNFEDIVQDEFEIWLMDRWLKGSIIESGVVELSKFTYFLQHGDKVRINKKLLLNYSELLQSLNEESFIRFIHCLNQLSFSMYDCIYSHNVLSFFEMNNTNAEGVNFLIFDNLETICNVQHHFFRGSHSTDRFEYTTSSGKRLLSQHI
- a CDS encoding aspartyl-phosphate phosphatase Spo0E family protein, encoding MIQHIIEEKRQQMIDLAATFGYTADETVKCSQELDDLLNVEQEILDSADF
- the asnB gene encoding asparagine synthase (glutamine-hydrolyzing); this encodes MCGITGWIDYNRDLRNEHTTLSKMTETLRKRGPDDTNIWTSLHAGFGHKRLVVVDPEGGIQPMSRSNHSNTYTICYNGELYNTEDIRKQLASCGYTFKGHSDTEVLLTAYIEWEERCVDYLNGIYAFAVWDAKKEQVFLARDRLGVKPLFYRMDEFSILFGSELKAILAHPSVKAELGVEGLAEIFGLGPSRSPGHGVFNKINELRPGHALVFSKQGIKMWRYWNVKSKPHTDSLDETTEKVHFLLKDAVTRQLVSDVPLCTFLSGGVDSSAITAFASLAYAKEGKGSLHTYSIDYEENDKYFQANDFQPNSDVPWIEKMSTEFKTQHHRCVISQQDLVNYLTEAVYVRDLPGMADIDSSLLWFCKQIKEQFVVGLSGECADEIFGGYPWFHNTDILQNAGFPWMRSLDARIELLQDSWNKKLKLKDYVQEKYEQTVKETPMLEGENPLESNRRQMFYLNMIWFMTTLLDRKDRMSMGASLEVRVPFADHRLVEYVWNIPWEMKMYGNREKGILRRSLEGILPSEVLYRKKSPYPKTHHPLYSSLVKNWLENILEDKSSVLYEFFNKDKLKEIVDSEGKAFRVPWFGQLMTGPQLLAYLAQIHVWFNEYGIQVKE
- a CDS encoding YisL family protein, which gives rise to MIHAHLTSWVVALILFFIAFSMYKKGSNKGAKISHMSLRLFYLLIIATGGMLYSSGAEIPGLYHVKATLGIIVIAAMEMVLVRSSKEKSTNIAWVLFIISFIVVLYLGFTLPQGTQF
- a CDS encoding spore germination protein; protein product: MPSIVGPVNINTVSGGVINFGDSFYISPKTQEKSYTGSGSSVSGNFFIVTNGISFTNTGDPDLVDQPQTANA
- the gerPC gene encoding spore germination protein GerPC, yielding MYFQDEFYQYMRQLHSFVESQNEKIKQMESTIDQLQNEVEELKNEKHTTIDKIEYKFDQLKVETLSGTLNIGLNPQDSNAIEDFAVTQDQFQVPPIEQLPEGFSQQVFNDVHSFLDRNSVDLIKRIEKQQDFALDDSYRQFMIEDVKKQINPRINYYINKLTPADIQNPAQAKRSMERIVSYVKKDIENSFLAFIQHFPRNIGGEDK